The genomic stretch ATGCAATTTTGCGGCTTGACCTTATTGGGAATTGGGAATTGGGATGTCACCTTGTGAGTTCCTATTGTCGAGTACACTGCGTGATGGCACATCCTTGCACCCTTGGTAAATCTCACATCTTACAGATCGAACTTTCATTGCCAGTGGAGCTTAACTCCCATTGGAAGCTTACTAGGTGAAATTGAACAGCTAAGGTAACAAAATGCAGATGCATTTACAGGCAGCAATGGAGAACACAAAGAATTATCTACAACAATTGGTCAATTGCACACTCAAATGTACATGCTGTTTCACGATCTAACTTCCTACCTGCCGTCACCATCTGAAGCTTCATCAGGATGCCACTCTATTAGCGCTTGGTCCTGTAACTTCCCATTGATGTGGTTGGATTTTGGAGATCTGGCACCCGATGGCCCTTCAATCGAGCAATTAGACAACTCTATCAACATTGCACAGAACCCGCAAGAGCAAGACTTGCAAACTGTCCCCAGGTTCACCGCGGAGTTAAACCTCTACAGTGAATATACATGCGATGCTTCTCAGTACCAGAATGAATGACCAATCTCAACTATGGATAATACTGTAAAGAGTACTCATCTCAGATGTCAAATATCACATTCACCTGCATGCACATACCTCTAAAGCATCCTTCAACTTCTTAATCTCCATAGCTTGTTTGTGAGCTAGTTCATGTGATTCCTGCAATCGCCTAAGCGCCCCACTCAATTTTGTCTTCTCTTTGGAGACCTGTTTCAAACATCATGAAAAGAACAGGAATGTAAGAGAAACCCGATAAGGAAGTCATCAATATAACAAGACCTAGTGACGTCTGTTAAATTAAAGTATGAGATAATAGGATAAGGGATTCAGTAACATCTGCAGCCATATTTTCAGGTCAATTACAGTGTGGAAATTTTCTATATCACTACCTGAGTCTCCAGCTCCTGAATATGCTGAATAGCTGCCTGCTCAATGCAAGATCGACGCTTGTATTCTTCGTCAAGCATGCCTGTTATCTGGTATCTTAGTTCAGCCATTTCTTGGGTGAGATCTTCTGCATCCTCTTTTGCCTTTAACTTTTGTTCTCGAAGTTCTTCCTAACAAACAGAAAAATACTTAATTTACACAAGAAAAGGTAAAGTTGTATTCAAGTAAGAACCAGAAAAATAGATAGCTATTTCAGTTTATCCAGGTTTGATTGTTTGAATGTAAGTCATGCATTAAAACAAAATGTGTTAAGAATAATTTATTTctggaacatgtttgggagcaAGGATGGCACTTGCCAAAATTAAGAGCTTATACCGGATTCTTAAGTACATGCAGTAAACAATCTATTACCTTGAGCTGCTCAATTAGAAGTTCAGATTCTTCATTTTGTTTTGCCATCCTTTCAAGAATTAAATTATCACTTTCATATTCTGCATGACCACCATTCTCCAATTGTTTGTCAAGGTGATCCCCGGATGTAGAAGGGGATTGTTTATGAGCTTTTATAGGCAACAACTCCTTCAATTGCTTATTCTCTAGAACAAGTTGATCGATATTGTTTTGTGCCTCATGCAGCTGGAGCTCATGCTCTCCCAATAGTTTGTCAATTCGAGCTTTGTGCTCAGCAGCATGTTGGGCAAAGCTCTCAGCATCAAATAGTCTCTGCTCAAGATTAGTTAAATCAAGTTTCAAGCTCTCAATTTCGCATTGTGAATCTAAAACTGTACTTTCAAGCTTCTCTATCTGTGAAGATGCCTTTTGCAACTCCTCTTCTTTACATCTGACTTCTTCCATCAGGAGCCAGCACTGAGAATCAGATCGCATCAGCTCATTGTCCATAACTCTCACTCTTTCCGGGAACTTTTCAAGTTCAGTCAGCTTCAGTTCAAGGCTGTGAATATGCTCTCCCATGATGTTTGCTTCAACATTCCTTATATTTAACTGATCCTGCAAATAGTCTGCATTTGCAGTCAGCAAAGACTGCTGGAAGTAACTCCATACACAGTAGCCAGGTCAATGAGATGCGTAAGAATTACACTGCTTACCAATTTCCTGATAGCAGTTCATCAGCTCCATTTCCAATTTCTCAATATATTGCCTGTCCTTCGGACAGGCCCTAGAGGCTGCATTTCTGTCGAGCTGCAGTTTCTGCATTAACAATATTATGAACTCAACCAAACAGCTCAACAAATTGATGACACATTTTTTACCTTTTCTTGCATTATTCAAATGTGAAACATCTTAAAATATTACAAGGAAGTATAGATCATGGGTACCCTATCTCTTGTATGAAGAACTTTTGCACCATTAGCAGGATGGTGGCCGCTGGAGCTACTAGAcatctgcagcagcagcaaatcGCAAGCCATTGAGAATTATACACAAAATGCCATGGCTAAGCTAAAATGGTATCTAGTATATAAGTTATAACGCATGGTTAAAAATTTTGTCACTAGAACATTACTACCATAGGAAACTAAAAGAAGATTTGTAAATTTACTAGAACATATGAAAACCCTGACCTTGAATAGATTCAGATATAATAATGGGCTCACCACACTACTCTAGAACCCTTTTGCCAGATTGGAAGATGCTGATATAATAATATGGTCACAAGAGAAAACTGGCCAGAACAGATCAGAACAAGCAAAACAAATTGCAGATTTTGGAGCACCGTACCATTAAACATTTTTGTAAGAaacaaagagaaaagagaagttAGAGCAGACGATAATCCTGTCACGAAATCGAGAAAATTAACCTTTCATGGTTCACTGAAATCACAGCAACAGCAAT from Setaria italica strain Yugu1 chromosome II, Setaria_italica_v2.0, whole genome shotgun sequence encodes the following:
- the LOC101761170 gene encoding golgin subfamily A member 4 isoform X2, yielding MSSSSSGHHPANGAKVLHTRDRKLQLDRNAASRACPKDRQYIEKLEMELMNCYQEIDYLQDQLNIRNVEANIMGEHIHSLELKLTELEKFPERVRVMDNELMRSDSQCWLLMEEVRCKEEELQKASSQIEKLESTVLDSQCEIESLKLDLTNLEQRLFDAESFAQHAAEHKARIDKLLGEHELQLHEAQNNIDQLVLENKQLKELLPIKAHKQSPSTSGDHLDKQLENGGHAEYESDNLILERMAKQNEESELLIEQLKEELREQKLKAKEDAEDLTQEMAELRYQITGMLDEEYKRRSCIEQAAIQHIQELETQVSKEKTKLSGALRRLQESHELAHKQAMEIKKLKDALEVCACRGLTPR
- the LOC101761170 gene encoding golgin subfamily A member 4 isoform X1, with the protein product MSSSSSGHHPANGAKVLHTRDRKLQLDRNAASRACPKDRQYIEKLEMELMNCYQEIDYLQDQLNIRNVEANIMGEHIHSLELKLTELEKFPERVRVMDNELMRSDSQCWLLMEEVRCKEEELQKASSQIEKLESTVLDSQCEIESLKLDLTNLEQRLFDAESFAQHAAEHKARIDKLLGEHELQLHEAQNNIDQLVLENKQLKELLPIKAHKQSPSTSGDHLDKQLENGGHAEYESDNLILERMAKQNEESELLIEQLKEELREQKLKAKEDAEDLTQEMAELRYQITGMLDEEYKRRSCIEQAAIQHIQELETQVSKEKTKLSGALRRLQESHELAHKQAMEIKKLKDALERFNSAVNLGTVCKSCSCGFCAMLIELSNCSIEGPSGARSPKSNHINGKLQDQALIEWHPDEASDGDGR